The following coding sequences are from one Wenzhouxiangella sp. AB-CW3 window:
- the phoU gene encoding phosphate signaling complex protein PhoU, whose protein sequence is MDKLHLDKHISRQFNQELEELRQSVMSMGGLAEEMVGDAIRALVDGDSGLAEHVIEVDDRINDMEKQIDERCTMILARRQPTASDLRLVLAIIKTVNDLERVGDEAEKIARMAIRLSAADRPRQGYRELENMAGTVRHMLRDALDGFVRMVPEVAVMLIRQDEKVDAEYEAILRQYYTYIVEEPRNTRRVIDSIWVARSLERIGDHAKNIGEYIVYLVEGKDLRHASPEELESELGERRED, encoded by the coding sequence ATGGATAAGCTGCATCTTGATAAACATATTTCCCGTCAGTTCAATCAGGAGCTGGAGGAGTTGCGCCAGAGTGTGATGAGCATGGGGGGGCTGGCCGAGGAGATGGTCGGTGATGCGATCCGGGCCTTGGTCGACGGTGATTCCGGGCTCGCCGAGCATGTTATCGAAGTCGATGACCGTATCAATGATATGGAAAAGCAGATCGATGAGCGCTGCACCATGATCCTGGCCCGTCGGCAACCGACTGCCAGCGACCTGAGGCTGGTTCTCGCCATCATCAAGACGGTCAACGATCTCGAGCGGGTTGGCGATGAGGCGGAAAAGATTGCCAGGATGGCGATCCGGCTCTCGGCGGCCGATCGTCCGCGCCAGGGCTACCGGGAACTGGAGAACATGGCTGGTACCGTGCGTCACATGCTGCGCGATGCCCTGGACGGTTTTGTTCGCATGGTGCCGGAAGTGGCGGTCATGCTCATACGCCAGGACGAGAAAGTCGATGCCGAATACGAGGCTATCCTGCGCCAGTACTACACCTATATCGTCGAGGAGCCCCGCAATACCCGGCGGGTCATCGATTCGATCTGGGTTGCCCGTTCCCTCGAACGCATCGGTGACCATGCGAAGAATATCGGCGAATATATCGTCTACCTGGTCGAAGGCAAGGATCTGCGTCATGCCTCCCCCGAAGAACTGGAGAGCGAGCTCGGGGAGCGGCGTGAAGACTGA
- the pstB gene encoding phosphate ABC transporter ATP-binding protein PstB — MEQKRQGAPLASAGLPDDAKRKQLNLRHEEISMNVRDLNLYYGESQALKNINMDIASKRVTAFIGPSGCGKSTLLRCFNRMNDLIDICRITGEIRIDGQDIYDPAIDVPELRRKVGMVFQKPNPFPKSIYENIAYGLRLQGVKNRRMLDDVVENSLKRAALWDEVKDRLNDNAFGLSGGQQQRLVIARAIAIEPEVILLDEPCSALDPISTAKVEELIIDLKETYTIVIVTHNMQQAARVSDFTAYMYLGELIEYEDTAKLFTNPSRKATEDYITGRYG, encoded by the coding sequence ATGGAACAGAAACGACAGGGTGCCCCACTGGCAAGTGCCGGATTGCCCGATGATGCGAAGCGCAAGCAACTGAATCTGCGTCATGAAGAGATTTCCATGAACGTGCGGGATCTCAACCTGTATTACGGTGAGTCGCAGGCCCTCAAGAATATCAACATGGATATTGCCAGCAAGCGAGTGACGGCCTTTATTGGTCCGTCGGGCTGCGGTAAATCGACATTGCTTAGATGCTTCAATCGCATGAATGACCTGATTGATATCTGCCGGATCACCGGTGAGATTCGAATTGATGGTCAAGATATCTATGACCCCGCCATTGATGTGCCCGAATTGCGCCGCAAGGTCGGTATGGTGTTTCAGAAGCCCAATCCGTTCCCGAAGTCAATCTACGAGAACATCGCATATGGCCTCAGGCTTCAAGGCGTAAAGAACCGGCGCATGTTGGATGATGTGGTCGAGAACTCGCTGAAGCGAGCTGCGTTATGGGATGAGGTCAAGGATAGGCTCAATGACAATGCCTTCGGTCTCTCCGGCGGTCAGCAGCAGCGCCTGGTCATCGCCCGTGCCATTGCCATCGAGCCCGAAGTCATCCTGCTGGATGAGCCCTGCTCGGCGCTGGACCCGATCTCCACGGCCAAGGTCGAAGAGCTGATCATTGACCTGAAAGAAACCTATACGATCGTTATCGTGACACATAATATGCAACAGGCTGCTCGAGTATCTGACTTTACTGCCTATATGTATCTGGGCGAACTGATCGAATATGAGGATACCGCAAAGCTGTTCACCAACCCATCCAGAAAAGCGACCGAGGATTATATCACTGGTCGTTATGGATGA
- a CDS encoding PstS family phosphate ABC transporter substrate-binding protein has translation MKKLITAAAISAALAASTAFADVDPDLPEYEPVSGISGNLSSIGSDTLNNLMTLWAEEFQNFYPNVNVEIQGAGTSTAPPAMAEGTANFGPMSRQPRDSEQASFEERHGYPMTVVGVGIDTIAVYVNRDNPIEGMTIEEVDAVFSSTRRCGGDEDITRWGQLGLEGAWANRDITLYSRNAVSGTYGYFRQHALCDGDFKDAINEQPGSSSVVQGVAESINGIGYSGIGYATSGVRAIAVGNPPVEPSGETAADGSYPLARFLYVTVNKHPNRDLNPLEREFMRLVLSRQGQEVVVRDGYIPLPASVAERFRNELGID, from the coding sequence ATGAAAAAGCTTATTACCGCTGCTGCAATCAGTGCCGCCCTGGCCGCCTCGACGGCCTTCGCCGACGTCGATCCCGACCTGCCCGAGTATGAGCCGGTTTCCGGTATTTCCGGCAACCTCTCGTCGATCGGTTCCGACACCCTCAACAACCTGATGACGCTGTGGGCCGAGGAGTTCCAGAACTTCTACCCCAACGTCAACGTGGAGATCCAGGGTGCCGGCACCTCGACTGCGCCGCCGGCCATGGCCGAAGGTACCGCCAACTTCGGCCCGATGAGCCGCCAGCCCCGTGACAGCGAGCAGGCCTCCTTCGAGGAGCGCCACGGCTACCCGATGACCGTGGTCGGCGTCGGTATCGACACTATCGCCGTGTATGTCAACCGTGACAACCCGATCGAAGGCATGACCATTGAAGAAGTCGATGCCGTCTTCTCCTCGACCCGTCGTTGCGGTGGTGACGAAGACATCACTCGCTGGGGCCAGCTCGGCCTGGAAGGCGCCTGGGCCAATCGCGATATCACCCTGTACTCGCGCAACGCAGTGTCGGGCACCTACGGCTACTTCCGCCAGCACGCCCTGTGCGACGGCGACTTCAAGGACGCCATCAACGAGCAGCCGGGTTCCTCCTCGGTGGTGCAGGGTGTGGCCGAGTCGATCAACGGTATCGGCTACTCCGGCATTGGTTACGCCACGTCCGGCGTACGTGCCATCGCTGTGGGCAATCCGCCGGTCGAGCCTTCTGGAGAAACGGCTGCCGATGGTTCCTACCCGCTGGCCCGGTTCCTGTACGTGACGGTCAACAAGCACCCGAACCGCGATCTGAACCCGCTGGAACGTGAGTTCATGCGCCTGGTGCTCTCGCGTCAGGGCCAGGAAGTGGTTGTCCGTGACGGCTACATTCCGCTGCCTGCATCGGTTGCCGAGCGCTTCCGCAACGAGCTGGGAATCGACTGA
- a CDS encoding porin — MKKALLPVAILAALPAVAMAEDEITLYGRANVSVDFLDDGADYSEFNASSNSSRLGFRAQRDFDGIIGIMQIEQEIDYSDSGSSWASRDTFAGIRGDFGMVRFGKFDTPFKRARGPANLFGDQLGDMRNLTRAYDGRFDERMPNTMHYQTPSMSGVQFNLAYSLHEGGDASADGSDDAFSTSVTWQEGNFDLALAYENFDSNRSRGGRDAIRFALGYDLGNANLVGFYQTIDHDDDTFDSDVFGFGASFRMTEQTLLKGHYLIRSADIDDGDSNLLAVGIEHRLASQLRIYANYAMVSNDDNANLNPWSQARTTGTPGSFGETASGLSLGLRFDF; from the coding sequence ATGAAGAAAGCCTTGCTCCCCGTGGCTATTCTGGCCGCACTGCCGGCGGTCGCCATGGCCGAAGACGAGATCACGCTGTATGGCCGTGCCAACGTGTCGGTCGATTTTCTCGATGATGGAGCCGACTATTCCGAATTCAATGCCTCGAGCAACTCTTCAAGGCTTGGTTTTCGGGCTCAGCGTGATTTCGACGGAATCATCGGCATCATGCAGATCGAGCAGGAGATCGACTACAGTGACAGCGGTTCGAGCTGGGCCAGCCGCGACACCTTCGCCGGCATCCGCGGTGACTTCGGCATGGTGCGGTTCGGCAAGTTCGATACCCCCTTCAAGCGTGCCCGTGGCCCCGCCAACCTTTTTGGAGATCAACTCGGCGACATGCGTAACCTGACGCGTGCATACGACGGCCGCTTCGATGAACGCATGCCGAACACCATGCATTATCAGACACCGAGCATGAGCGGCGTGCAGTTCAATCTGGCCTATTCACTTCATGAGGGTGGAGACGCTTCCGCCGATGGCAGCGATGACGCGTTCAGTACTTCTGTGACCTGGCAGGAAGGAAACTTTGACCTGGCGCTGGCGTACGAGAATTTTGACTCCAATCGTAGCCGCGGCGGTCGCGATGCTATTCGCTTCGCTCTCGGATATGACCTGGGCAATGCCAACCTGGTCGGCTTTTACCAGACCATTGATCATGATGACGACACATTCGATAGCGATGTGTTCGGCTTTGGTGCCAGTTTTCGGATGACTGAGCAGACGCTGCTCAAGGGCCATTATCTGATTCGTTCGGCGGATATTGACGATGGTGATTCGAACCTCCTCGCCGTTGGTATAGAGCATCGACTGGCAAGCCAGCTGAGAATCTATGCCAACTACGCCATGGTTTCCAACGACGACAACGCCAACCTGAATCCCTGGAGTCAGGCGCGCACTACGGGTACGCCTGGCAGCTTCGGCGAAACAGCCTCTGGCTTGTCGCTGGGTCTGCGATTCGACTTCTGA
- the pstA gene encoding phosphate ABC transporter permease PstA, with the protein MRKWFQSGDPWIWLIGGAVSISVVMVLGLLLLIGARGLGHFWQPPIVEATHTVDGEERVILGSIRTVETVTAQAVRESGVEVPEDQEVVTRYLFHLGNRDVTGQDFEWFVEDLLSEFRYPENAIMLERQEWGNFFGYLVSIKEDGEVVAEGETAFEELKERLERSTSLVQETVRMERYEIGRINYLIEQERLAQRRAELNDRLSDDERADIVAQSIAEVARLNEEYQELHAELLELRARARRDSLVALTADGEERTISLSQVVRATRANTMSVGDKLAEYGSRLWGFMSGYPREANTEGGIFPAIFGTVMMVLIMSIVVTPFGVLAAIYLREYAKQGPITRIVRISVNNLAGVPSIVFGVFGLGFFVYFLGGNIDQLFYPEALPAPTFGSPALIWASLTLALLTLPVVIVSTEEGLTRIPKAMREGSLALGATKAETLWKVIVPVSTPAMMTGLILAVARAAGEVAPLMLVGVVKLAPNLPVDGQFPYIHLERRIMHLGFHIYDVGFQSPNAEAARPLVYATALVLVGLILVLNLTAIAIRNRLREKYKSESD; encoded by the coding sequence ATGCGTAAGTGGTTCCAAAGCGGCGATCCGTGGATCTGGCTGATCGGTGGTGCGGTCAGCATCAGCGTGGTGATGGTGCTTGGTCTGTTGCTGCTGATCGGTGCGCGCGGGCTGGGTCATTTCTGGCAGCCGCCGATCGTAGAGGCCACGCACACCGTCGACGGTGAAGAGCGTGTCATTCTGGGGTCGATCCGTACCGTGGAAACGGTCACGGCCCAGGCCGTGCGCGAGTCCGGTGTCGAGGTGCCCGAAGACCAGGAAGTGGTGACGCGCTACCTCTTCCACCTGGGCAATCGCGACGTCACGGGACAGGACTTCGAGTGGTTCGTCGAGGATCTGCTCTCGGAGTTCCGCTACCCCGAAAACGCCATCATGCTCGAGCGCCAGGAGTGGGGCAACTTTTTCGGTTACCTGGTTTCGATCAAGGAAGATGGGGAAGTTGTTGCCGAAGGCGAGACAGCTTTCGAGGAACTCAAGGAACGACTGGAACGAAGCACATCGCTGGTCCAGGAGACCGTGCGCATGGAGCGCTACGAGATTGGCCGGATCAACTACCTGATCGAGCAGGAACGCCTGGCCCAGCGGCGCGCCGAACTCAATGACCGCCTCAGCGACGACGAACGGGCCGATATCGTGGCGCAGAGCATCGCCGAGGTGGCCCGACTCAACGAGGAGTACCAGGAGCTGCATGCCGAATTACTCGAGCTGCGCGCCCGTGCGCGGCGTGATTCCCTGGTGGCGCTGACCGCCGATGGCGAGGAGCGAACCATCAGTCTGTCCCAGGTGGTTCGGGCAACGCGTGCCAACACCATGTCGGTGGGTGACAAACTGGCTGAATACGGTTCGCGTCTGTGGGGCTTCATGAGCGGCTACCCGCGTGAAGCCAACACCGAGGGCGGTATCTTCCCGGCCATCTTCGGCACCGTGATGATGGTCCTCATCATGTCCATCGTGGTCACTCCCTTCGGTGTGCTCGCCGCGATTTATCTTCGCGAGTATGCCAAGCAGGGCCCGATCACCCGAATTGTGCGTATCTCGGTCAACAATCTGGCCGGTGTGCCTTCGATCGTGTTCGGTGTGTTCGGGCTGGGTTTCTTCGTCTATTTTCTGGGTGGAAACATTGATCAACTCTTCTATCCCGAAGCGCTGCCTGCTCCCACCTTCGGCTCACCCGCGCTGATCTGGGCATCGCTGACACTGGCCCTGCTGACCCTGCCGGTGGTGATCGTATCGACCGAGGAAGGTCTGACGCGCATTCCCAAGGCCATGCGAGAGGGCTCGCTGGCACTGGGTGCGACCAAGGCCGAGACCTTGTGGAAAGTGATCGTGCCGGTCTCGACCCCCGCCATGATGACCGGCCTGATTCTGGCGGTTGCGCGAGCCGCTGGCGAAGTGGCGCCGCTGATGCTGGTGGGTGTGGTCAAGCTCGCGCCCAACCTGCCGGTGGATGGGCAGTTCCCGTATATCCATCTGGAACGACGCATCATGCATCTGGGTTTTCACATCTACGATGTAGGTTTCCAGAGTCCCAATGCCGAAGCGGCCCGGCCGCTGGTCTATGCGACCGCGCTAGTGCTGGTGGGGCTGATTCTGGTGTTGAACCTGACCGCCATTGCCATCCGCAACCGTTTGCGGGAAAAGTACAAGAGTGAGAGTGATTAA
- a CDS encoding ABC transporter permease subunit, whose product MSTTNTAAATASASDLLPDSDRRARLRKLRHFKDLLTRFLVSGAGFGVVISLTLIFVFLFAEVTPLLRNASIESPVSYEVPGSDAPTRFIAMERYREAAVRFAEDGTVSFFDPTEDRRLRQQVIDFEGGNVVSFASAEPRTGIAAYGLDNGRLALVRHDYDLSYPDDVRLVTPKLTFPVEDPVITIDEQGQPLNVIAVQRGDRGIGIVAYTADGRLLLTRFTSRRSLMTGETEFVPSQYELPAPPAAPTRILIDITMRNLLIGDAQGFLHFYDISEPEQAVLRDSRRVIEGDLASVTALEYLLGTVSVIVGGSDGSVAQYFLVRDDDNIGRITRIREFRQHPGAITAIFPEYSRKGFVVGDAEGTIGVHYGTSASTLMQKQVSDNPIENIAVAPRNNGLMWTDGTGQIHYADMWNRHPESSWKALWNKVWYEGRSQRDYVWQSSSATDEFEPKFSLVPLSVGTLKAAFYAMLFAMPLAIFGAIYTAYFMSPKMRGFVKPTIEVMEALPTVILGFLAGLWMAPFVENHLPAAFSILVLMPLFMITTAWLWSSLPQTFRNRIPPGWEAAILIPVVLFTGWLCVTLSPLIEVWFFDGSMRQWFTDVGITYDQRNALVVGVAMGFAVIPTIFSIAEDAVFNVPKHLTQGSLALGATPWQTVIGVVILTASPGIFSAVMIGFGRAVGETMIVLMATGNSPVVNFNIFEGMRTLSANIAVEMPEAAVGGTHYRLLFLAALVLFGFTFILNTIAEVVRQRLRAKYSSL is encoded by the coding sequence ATGTCGACCACGAACACTGCAGCGGCCACCGCCTCGGCCAGCGATCTGCTCCCCGATTCCGATCGTCGTGCGCGTCTGCGCAAGCTGCGCCACTTCAAGGATCTGCTGACCCGCTTCCTGGTTTCGGGCGCGGGCTTTGGCGTTGTGATCTCGCTGACCCTGATCTTCGTGTTTCTTTTTGCCGAGGTCACGCCACTACTGCGAAACGCCAGCATCGAGTCCCCGGTCAGCTACGAGGTGCCGGGGAGCGACGCGCCGACCCGCTTCATCGCCATGGAGCGCTATCGCGAAGCGGCCGTGCGTTTTGCCGAGGACGGTACTGTTTCGTTTTTCGACCCCACCGAGGATCGCCGGCTGAGACAGCAGGTCATCGATTTCGAAGGCGGGAATGTGGTCAGTTTCGCCTCGGCCGAGCCACGCACCGGTATCGCTGCCTACGGCCTCGACAACGGCCGACTGGCGCTGGTCCGACACGATTACGACCTGAGCTACCCCGATGACGTACGGCTGGTGACGCCCAAACTGACCTTTCCGGTCGAAGACCCGGTCATCACCATCGACGAACAGGGCCAGCCGCTCAACGTGATCGCCGTCCAGCGGGGCGATCGGGGCATCGGTATCGTTGCCTACACGGCCGATGGCCGTCTGCTGCTGACCCGCTTTACCAGCCGGCGCTCCCTCATGACCGGCGAAACCGAATTTGTGCCCAGCCAGTACGAACTGCCGGCTCCGCCCGCCGCGCCAACGCGCATCCTGATCGACATCACCATGCGCAACCTGCTCATCGGCGATGCCCAGGGATTCCTGCACTTCTACGACATCAGCGAGCCCGAACAGGCCGTGCTGCGCGACAGCCGCCGGGTCATTGAAGGGGATCTGGCCAGCGTGACCGCGCTGGAGTATCTGCTTGGCACGGTGTCGGTCATCGTTGGTGGTTCCGATGGCAGTGTCGCCCAGTACTTCCTTGTGCGTGACGATGACAACATTGGGCGAATCACACGCATCCGCGAGTTTCGTCAACACCCCGGAGCAATCACGGCCATTTTCCCCGAGTATTCCCGGAAGGGTTTTGTCGTCGGCGACGCGGAAGGAACAATCGGTGTGCACTACGGCACCTCGGCCAGCACCCTGATGCAGAAGCAGGTCAGCGACAATCCGATCGAGAACATCGCCGTGGCACCCCGCAACAACGGCTTGATGTGGACCGATGGCACGGGCCAGATTCACTACGCCGATATGTGGAACCGGCACCCCGAGTCGTCATGGAAGGCGTTGTGGAACAAAGTCTGGTATGAAGGGCGCTCGCAGCGAGACTACGTGTGGCAGTCATCTTCGGCTACCGACGAGTTCGAGCCCAAGTTCTCGCTGGTGCCGCTGTCGGTTGGCACCCTCAAGGCGGCCTTCTACGCCATGCTGTTCGCCATGCCGCTGGCCATTTTCGGTGCGATCTACACCGCCTATTTCATGAGCCCGAAGATGCGTGGTTTTGTCAAGCCGACCATCGAGGTCATGGAAGCTCTGCCGACCGTGATTCTCGGTTTTCTGGCCGGTCTGTGGATGGCGCCGTTCGTGGAGAACCACCTCCCGGCGGCATTTTCCATCCTGGTCCTGATGCCACTGTTCATGATCACCACGGCCTGGCTGTGGTCAAGCCTGCCGCAAACATTCCGGAACAGGATTCCGCCCGGCTGGGAGGCGGCCATTCTGATTCCGGTGGTGCTGTTCACCGGCTGGCTGTGCGTGACCCTGAGCCCCTTGATCGAAGTTTGGTTCTTCGACGGATCCATGCGCCAGTGGTTTACCGATGTGGGCATCACCTATGACCAGCGCAATGCCCTGGTCGTCGGTGTCGCGATGGGCTTTGCCGTCATCCCGACCATCTTCTCGATTGCCGAGGATGCGGTATTCAATGTGCCGAAGCACCTGACCCAGGGTTCTCTGGCTTTGGGTGCCACACCCTGGCAGACAGTCATCGGAGTGGTGATTCTGACCGCCAGCCCCGGTATCTTCTCGGCGGTGATGATCGGGTTCGGCCGCGCGGTTGGCGAGACCATGATTGTTCTCATGGCTACCGGCAACTCGCCGGTGGTCAATTTCAACATCTTTGAGGGTATGCGCACCCTCTCGGCCAATATCGCCGTGGAAATGCCCGAGGCCGCCGTCGGCGGAACGCATTACCGCCTGCTGTTCCTGGCGGCCCTGGTGCTGTTCGGCTTTACCTTCATTCTTAACACCATCGCCGAAGTCGTGCGCCAACGACTGCGGGCGAAGTATTCGTCGTTGTGA